CAGCACGCGCAGCGAGTTGCGATCCAACTGGCGGGCACGCCGCATCAGGCGGCGCAGCTCCGCAGGCTCATTGGCCTCGGGGGGCGGCGCGGGAGGCGTCCAGGAGGTGGGACCCTCGGTGGACAACCCCAGGGCCTCGTCGGCGGACAGCGACAGCACGGCACACAGCTTGCGGAAGGTGGGGACGCTCGGAAGCATGTTTCCCCGCTCCAGGCGCCCGTACACCTCCGTGGCGATGCCGACTCGCTCCGCCACGTCTTCCTGTGTGAGGTTGAGGCGCTGCCGGGCTGCGCGCGCGCACTCTCCCAGCCTGGTTGCCAGCTTTTTTGCCATTGTCCCGGGACCCGAGTGGTTCACCGGTGGCAATATGACTCGGGAGGTTGGTTTCCCAGGACGACTGGGGTAGTATGTCCGTCCGAGGACCCATCACGTTACATACCCAGCCCGGGAGGTCCTGGATGACCGCGGACGCCACGCCCTCCTATCTCTTCGTCGACGAGGATCCGCTCCAGCTCTCCGCGCTGCGCCGGCTCCTGCGGGACGTGCCCGGCACCAAGCGCTCGGCGACGAGCGCGGAGGAGGCGCTGCGCATGGCGGAGGAGGAGCCGCCCTCGGTCGTCATCGCCGCGTACATCCTGCCCGGTATGGATGGGTTGTCATTGATCGCGGCCCTGAGGAGCCGCACGCCTGGAGTGCTCTGCGGTCTGCACACCACGCAGTTGCCGGGACGCGACATCATCCCGCCCGGCATCACCATCCTGCTCAAGCCCTGTCCTCCGGAGCGCCTGCGGGCCTTCCTGCTGTCGGGCTCGGGCGGCGCGCCGAAGTGAGCCGTCTCAGGACTTGTTCTTGGCCGCCTCTTCCATCTTCTGGCGCAGGCTCAAGGGGCGCATGTCCGTCCACACCTCCTTGATGTACTCGAGGCACTCGGCCTTCTGCCCCTGCTTGCCGGCATCCTTCCAGCCCAGGGGAAGCTCGCGGTCCGCGGGCCAGATGGAGTACTGCTCCTCGTGGTTGACCACGACCTTGTAAACGGTGGTGTCTTCGGCGTCGCTCATGCGGCCCATTCCACCCCGCCGGACCAGCGGGGGTCAATGGCCACGTGGGCCCCGCCGTGAAGAGGTGGGCACAACCTCTGGAGTCGGAAGACGGGACTCACGGGAAAGGGCCCGCGCATACGCCAGGGCCACGCGGGTGAAGCGCGCGCCGCCAAGGCCCGTCACGTACTGGCGGACCATGGCACGGGTGGCCCCCACGTAGAAGAGGGCACGGCGCGTGCGCTCCAGCTCCCGCTCCTGACGTCCCGGCCGCCCCTCCATCCACGCCATGTCGTCCAGCGCGTCCACGCCACAGAAGAACACCACGGGGCTCTCGTGCCCCTTGCAGGAGAAGGCCGTCGTCACCCGGAGGTAGTCCACCTTCCCCACGCTGAAGCCCGCCACGTCCTCGCCGCCCCGGCCTCCGAAGGCCACCGCCTTGAGGCCCTCGCGCTCGAGCGCCTCGGCCAGCCGCGCGGGCCGCACCGGCGCCACCACCAGCACGTCCGCGGGCCGCACGCCCTCGTGGGCCTGCAGCCGCTTCACCTCGCGCACCAGCCACGCCTCCTCCGCCTGGGGCGAGTCGAAGGCACGCACCACCGGCACCAGCCCCTCGCGCTCGCTGCTCTGCAGCCGGTACAGGCCGTCCACCCCCGCCACCGGCTCCTCCAGCAGGCCCTGCTCGCGCAGCTCGCTGGCGCGCATGAACTCGCGCATGCCGGGGTTGCCCACCCGGTGCAGCCCGAGCGGATCCAACACCACGTTGAAGGCCAGCTCGGACACCTGGCGCGTGGAGCGGAACGTCTCGCGCAGCACGCGCACCCGACCGGTGAAGTCGAGCCCGTCCGGCAACTCCTGGCGCAGGGCCTCCACGGGGCTGTGGCCGTAGACGTTCTGCGAGTCGTCCGCGAAGAGCAGGAAGGCCTTGAGCGGAGGCCCGCCCTCGCGGGAGAAGGGACGGGCGAGCCCGTAGAGGTGGGCGAGTTCCCTGGCGCTCAGGTCCTGCGCCTCGTCCACGAACACGGCGTCGAAGCTCTCCGGGGCATAGCCGCCCGTGCCCGTCATGTGCATGAGCGTCACGCGGTGGAGCATGAACGAGGCGCGCCGCCCGAGCCGCCGCCGCAGCGCCGCGTCCACCAGCCGCGTGAGCAGCGGGGTGAGCGCCTTGTTGAAGAAGGACACCAGCACGCGCGCCTCGGGGTGCTCGGCGAGGTAGCGCGCCACCCAGTGCGCCAGCACGTACGTCTTGCCGCTGCCCGCCACGCCCCGCACCAGGTGGTGCCCCTCGTCGAAGCGCCGCTCGAAGAGCGACACCTGCTCCTGGGTGAACAGGGGCCCCATCTCCTTGAGCGAGTCGATCTCCTGGCCCAGCGCCTCGGGCCTCCGCGCCTCGCGCGCACGCACGCCCGGCATCACCAGCAGGGGCTGCAGCGCGAAGCGCGGCTCCAGGCGCGGCGCCACCGGGGTGAGCAGCTCCAGGAGCTGCGCGGGAATGGCCGCCTCGGACTCGGCGCGCGAGGACAGGACGAAGAGGTACTCGCGCGCGCGGCTCGCCGCCACGTTGAGCATGGGCGTGAGCTCGCTCGGGGCGAAGGGGCGCCCGGCCGCCACCGTGTCCACCACCACCACGTCGTACTCGGTACCCTGCTGCCGGTGGATGGTGGACGCCTGGAAGCGCGACTCGTGCCAGCCCTTCTCCTCGGCCATCGCGCGCAAGAGCGCCGCCTGCGCCCGGTAGGGCGTCACCGCCAGCACCTTGAGGCCCGCCTTGAGCGCCGGCGCGGCCAGCGTCATCACCAGCTCCGCCGAGAAGGGCCGCCGGTAGCCATGCCCCGAGTCCCCGCGCTCGTGGCACACCCGGCGCACATCCCGCGTGGCCTCGTCCAGCACCACCCAGCACGCGCGCGCCGCCGGAAAGCTCTCCACCTTCTTGGGCTCCCGGGTGCGCGGCCCCTCGCCATCCTCCAGCATCCCCGCGTAGCTGAAGTGGCTCACCACCGCGCCAATCTGTGGGTGCATGCGGTGCTGCGTGCGCAACAGCAGCACGTGGGGCAGCTCCGCCGCCGCGCGCGCGTCCTCCAGGTGCGACAGGGGCGAGCTGCGCATCCACGTCTGCACCGGCCGCTCCACCCCCTCCAGCGCCCGGCTCACCGGGCCAATCTGCTTCGGGTCTCCCCCCAGCAGCACCTTGCGCGCCAGCGGCGCGAGCAGCCCCACCGCCGCGCGCGACACCATGCCCGCCTCGTCCACCACCAGCCGATCGAAGCGCTCGGCGCCCTCCAGCTCGGAGACGAGCCGCAGCGCCCGGTGCACGGTGAGCACCATGAGGGTGGCATAGCCCTCGCGCGCGACGAAGAGCGTCTCGTCGGTGAGCCCGTCGCGCACCTTGCGCAGCTCCGCCTTCACCACCGCCAGGCGCGAGGACGAGGCCCCCTGGAGGTACTCCTCGCGCACGCGCTCCTCCATGTGCGCGATGCGCGCCGCGTGCTTCTGGTAGCTCGAGTCATGGAGCACGGCGGGAAAGGCCCGGGTCAGCTCCTGGCCCACGCCCAGGCCCCCGCGGAAGACGCGGCAGGTGGTGTCCGGCGCGTGCAGGGCCCCGGCCTTGGACAGCATGCGCGCCACGCGCAGCGCGAGCGTATCGGCGGCGCGGTTGGTGGGCGCCACCGCGAGGATGCGCTCGCCGGGGTTGTCCTGGACGGCCCGGGCGAGCAGCCGCGCCATCGTCTCCGTCTTGCCCGTCCCTGGGGGGCCCCAGAGCAGGGCCCAGGGCTTGTCCCACAGGTGCTCGGGGCCCTGGCTGGGGCCGGTGCCATCGTCCGGAATGAGGCCACGCACCCGGTCCAGGGCCTCGCGCACCCGGGGGCCCCGCGCGTCGTAGGCCTTCGAGGCGGCCAGCAGCGCCTCGGAGAAGTCATAGGGCTGGAAGGCCCAACGCTCCGCGGAGAGCACCTCGGGCTTGATGTGGCCCAGCGAGCGCGTGGAGAGGAAGACGCGCCCCGTGGTCGGATCCAGGTGGACGATCTCCCCCACGAAGCGGCGCTCGTCCGGGAGGAAGCCGATGAGCTGACCGCCGCTCCAGCTCGGGTCCGCCGCGGGCAGGGGCGTCAGGCCGAGCATCGACTCGTCCTCCAGCCGCACGTCCACGGCGCCCTTGAGCATCACCCACCGGTACTGCGCGCGCTCGCTCTCCAGGGCGGACAGCAGCTCCTCCGGCAACACCGAGCGCACGACGAGATCGCCGGATTCGGCAGCGGCCGCCGGAGCGCGGGCCGACGATGTCTGTGCGGACTCTTTCCCCATCATTGCGGGCCGGACGAGAAGGGACCTCATGCTGCCTGGAGGAAGCACGAAGGAAAAGCCACCTCGCCCGTCCTTCCCGGCGCATGGCTGGTTGCTTCCACCCCCCCACGAGAAACGGACCTCGGGCCGGAGCGTCCGTTACAGTGGAGGGTACGGCCCCCCATGAAGCTCTACGCCCTCAGTGATCTCCATCTCCGCCACGAGCACAACCGCCGGGCGCTCGAGTCGCTCGCCCCCCATCCCGAGGACTGGCTCATCGTCGCGGGCGACGTGGGAGAGCGGTTGGAGGAGCTCGACTTCGCCTGGCGCACGCTGACGGCGCGCTTCCGCCAGGTGGTGTGGGTGCCCGGCAACCACGAGCTGTGGACGGTGTCGCGCGAGCCTTCCGCCCCCCGAGGCGAGGCGCGCTACCAGCAACTGGTGGCGCTGTGCCGCGCCCACGGCGTGCTCACCCCGGAGGATCCCTACCCGCGCTGGCCGGGAGAGGGGCCGCCCCGCATCCTGGCGCCGCTCTTCCTGCTCTACGACTACTCGTTCCGGCCGGACTATGTCTCCGAGGAAGGCGCCGTGCAGTGGGCCATGGACTCCAACGTGCTGTGCACCGACGAGGCCCTGCTCCACCCGGACCCCTACCCCTCACGCGCCGCCTGGTGCGCCGCGCGCGTGGAGCACACCCGCGCCCGCCTGGAGGCGCTGCCGGGCGACTGCGCCACGGTGCTCATCAACCACTTCCCGCTGCGCTACGAGCACGTGCGCCTGCCGCGCATCCCCCGCTTCTCCCTGTGGTGCGGCACGAAGAAGACGGAGGACTGGCACACGCGCTTTCGCGCCGAGGTGGTCGTCACCGGCCACCTGCACATGCCCGCCACCCTGTGGCGCGATGGCGTGCGCTTCGAGGAGGTATCGCTCGGCTATCCGCAGCAGTGGACGTGGCGCGGCGACATCTCGCGCTGCCTCCGGGAGATCCTCCCCGGCACTCCGCCCTGACGGGGGTGCTATACCCGGCTGGCGATGGCCTTCCTTCCGCCCCGGGCCCTGGCCCGCTTCTCCGCTCCCGGCGTGTTGCTGCTCGCGTCCCTGGCCCTCTTCGGCGAGGGGTTGCTGCCAGGCCGGGCGTTCTTCTTCCGCGACGTGCTGCACTACTACTGGCCCATGCAGGCCACGCACTGGCGGCTCGGGGTGGTGCCTCAGTGGAACCCCTTCCACCAGGGCGGATTGCCCTTCCTCGCGGACATCCACTCGGGCGTGCTCTACCCGCCCAACCTCCTCTTCGCCGTCCTCTCCTTCCCCACCGCCTACGCGCTGCTGCTCGTGCTCCACCACTTCGTGGGTCAGCTCGGGCTGTACACCTTCCTCCGGGGCAAGGGCTTCGAGCGCCCCGCCGCCCTCACCGGCGCGCTCGCCTTCGGCCTGTCCGGCTACGTCGCCGGCCTGTGCAACGCCGGCCCGCTGCTGCTCGGACTGGCCTGGATGCCCTGGGTGCTCGTCGCGCTCCAGTCCGGACTCGTGCCCCTGCGCAAGCTCGCGGTGCTCGCGGTGCTCATCGCCCTCCAGCTCCTCTCGGGAGATCCCCAGTCCGCGCTCTACTCGGCCCTCGCGTCCGCGGCGCACGTCGCCTGGTTCACCGAGCGCCGGCCTCAACTGGTGGCGCTCTCGGGAGCCGGCGCGCTCGGCCTGCTGCTCGCCGGAGTCCAGGTGTTCCCCACGCTCTGGCTGCTGACGGAGTCGACGCGGGGCACCGACGCCCCCACCTACCTGGCGAGCTGGAACCTGCCTCCGCCGCGACTGCTCGAGTTCGCCTTCCCCTACCCTTTCGGGGAGTACCTGGGGCAGCCCCAGTTCTGGGCCTGGGGAATGATCCGCGGGCCCAGCACCGTGCCCTTCGCGCTGAGCGTCTACCTGGGCATCACCGTGCTCGTGCTCGCCGTGCTGGGCACGCGGCGCGAGCGCTTCTCCGGCTTCGCGCTCACCCTGTGCGCGGTGGGCGTGCTGCTCGCCCTGGGCCAGAAGTCCCCGCTGTCCTTCCTGCTCGCCTCGCCCCCACTGAGCTTCTTCCGCTACCCGGAGAAGTACGTCGTCCTGGTGGCGCTCGGGTGCGCGGGGCTCGCCGCGTCCGGGGCGCGGGCCGTGCTCGCCGGAGTCTCGCGGCGCCGGCTGGCCGGACTCGGCGTGGGGGCCCTGCTGCTCGTGGCCATGCTCGGGTTCACCTGGGCCCTGCCCTCCACCGCCGTGACCTGGGCCACCGGCCTGCTGGGGCTGGCCACCGGGGACGGCTCGCACCATGAGGTCATCGCCGGGCTCGCGGCCCGCGCCATGGGCACCTCGCTGTGCTTCATGCTCGGCATGCTCGCGCTCGCGGCGCTGGCGTCGCGCCACCCCACCCACCGCGCGCTGCCCGCGACCCTGCTCCTGCTGGTGGCGGGGGATCTGCTCTGGACGGCGCGGGTGACGGTGTTCGTGGGCCCCACCTCGCTCTACCGCGAGCCGGAGCTCATCGGACGGCTGCGCGAGGAAGTGGGCTCGCCGCCCACACGGCTGTTCCGCCAGGACAAGCCGCTCAAGGCCAACGCCCCGCCGAGCCGCTCGCTCGAGGGACTCATCAACCTGCGCCACTACGAGCTGGCGACGCTCAAGAGCAACCTGGCCGGTGTCTTCGGCCTGGAGGAGGTGACGAGCTACGGCGCGGTGGAGCTGTGGCGCTACCGGGCCTTCATGGACGTGCTCGCCGCCCGCCCCGAGCTGGTGGGGCGGCTGTATGGGGCGTGCTTGTGGATGACCTCGTCCGCGCCCCAGTCCAATCCCGGCGAGGGTCTGGTGAGCGTCCTCCAGGGGCCGGACCGGCTCGACGTGAAGCGGCTGAGCGGGTGTCCTCCCCGCCTGCGTACGGCCTCGCGCACCACCGCCGTGCCGGACCAGAGCGAGGCCCTCAGGGCGCTGAGCACGGGAAGCGTCGACGGGCTCGAGAACGTCGCCGTGGAGGGAGGGACGTCGAGGACCTACGCGCCCGCCCAGGTGGACGCGGTGGAGCTCGGCCCCCGGAACGCGCGGGCACGGGTGGTGGCGGGCGCGGGAGGCACCTTCCTCGTCTTCGCGACCACGAGCTATCCGGGGTGGACCGCCACGGTGGATGGGGACGAGGCGCCCGTGCTGACCGTCGATGGCGCGCTCATGGGCATCGAGGTGCCCGAGGGGACCCACCAGGTCGACTTCGAGTTCACCGACCCCGGCCTGTCCTCGGGAATCCAGGCGAGTGTCGCGGCGGCCCTGGTGCTCGCGGCCCTCCTGGTCCTCTCCCGGCGCACGAGCGAGGCGGCGGGATAGACGGGGCCACCCGGCCCTTGAGCCCCCCTGAAACGACGAAGCCGCCCGGGAGTCAGCGCTCCCGAGCGGCCTCGCTCACGGACTCAGTGGACTAGTTGAGCTCGATCTTGCAGGTGGCGCTGCAGCCGTCGCCGCTCGTCTTGTTGCCATCGTCGCACGACTCGCCCTGGTCCTTCTGGACGATCTTGTCGCCGCAGCGGGGACCCCAGACGCACCCACGGGCGCACTGGTTGTAGCCACCGGCGAAGATCTTGTCATCGCACTCCTCGCCCTTGTCGACGACGCCGTTGCCACAGGTGGCCTCGCAATTGGTGCTCGTCGTCTCGAAGTTGGAGAGCGTGAGCTTGTAATTGGAGCCCGTGGTGTGGCGCTCGGCCTGGAACACCACCGCCTCATAGATGCGGCCCTTCTTCAGGTTGAGCTGGTTCACGCCCGCGACGTCCTTCAGGGTGATGGAGCCAGACTGCGGGCCATGCACACCGCCCAGGTCGAGCGCCAGACGACCATTGATGTACACGAACACATCGTCGTCACCACGGAAGGAGAGCACCTCGGTCTCCTTGTACTCGAACCAGTAGCGCGCCTCGCTCGTGAAGCTGAAGTTGTGGTTGTTGGTCGTGCGCTCGTAGTTAGAACCGAGCGCCACCCAACCCAGGCCATCGAGTTCGAAGAAATCGCCGTCGTCGAGTTCGTAGGTGCCACCCGACTGCCTGGGCAGGGAGAGGACCTTGACCACCGTCTTGTTGATATTTTTTTCCTTGGGCTGGTCCCGATACCACTGATCGAACGCCTCCTTGCCATGGGTGGTACCAACGGGCCCTGACCTCGCGTACACGGGTTTGCCATCGCTTCCCAGCAAGCTGTACAGGGGCCCCACGATTCCCTTGTCGTCGCCATTTACATTCTCGAAGTCCTCATGGCCCTTCGGCAGCCCGAGCGAGGCATTGGCCGCATGATTCCAGCCACGGAAGTCACGGAAGACGAAGGGAATCTCCACCTTGTTTGGCGGGGTGCTCTTGATGACAGTGCAGATGAAGCCCGGCTCGAGCTTGCACTCCGCCGAGCAACCATCGTTGGAGCGGGTGTTGCCGTCGTCGCACGCCTCGCCCGAACCAGGGAGGATCACACCATCACCACATACCGCCTTGCAGACGCCCTCACGATCGCAGTCGGGCTCACGCACGCACAGCGGCGAGCACCCATCACCCATGTCGTTGTTGCCATCATCACACTGCTCGGTGCCCTCGCGAATCTTGTCGCCACAGACGGTCGGCGTGCAGGGCTTGCCGATGGTGTCACACTTGTACCCGTCCTCCAGGCGGCAGACCTTGTTGCACCCATCTTTTTCGGTGGTGTTTCCGTCCTCGCACTCCTCGTCACCGGCGATGATGAGATCACCGCATTTGGCGGCCTGGCAGCGCCCGCCACTCAGCGGGCAGTTCCAGCCCGCCTCCACCGTCCTGCAATCGGCGCTACAGCCATCGCCTGCCGAGCTGTTCCCATCATCACACACCTCGAGTTCCTCGACCTTGCCATCGCCACAGAGCCCCACCCAAACACAGGCAGTACCCGGGTTTTCGCATGCATAGCCCGGCTCGACAGCTCCGCAGTTGGAGGCACAACCGTCGTTGCTCGCCGTATTGCCATCATCGCAAACCTCGTTGCCCGTCTTCCGCCCATCTCCACACCGGCCACCGGGGCCCGGGTCGATGGGGCAAGAAGAGCCACCGTCACAGTTCGTGGGCGGCGTGCCAGCATCCGGATCCGAGGGATCCACGACAACACCGGGACAAGCCGTGAGAGACAACACGAGCGAGGCGAGGGCGAGGCCCACGAATCGCGATCGAATTGGAGTATTCATCATGGGGTAGACCGAGCATGAAGAGGGAGGTTCAACAAGCCAATTGTACATTGTTTGCTGACGGCTGGTGACCTTCCATGCTCAAAGGAAGAAAACAGCCCTACCGTTGGGATTCGGCAGGCTTCCTGCGCTCACGGTGAATGTCGTTCAGACGTGCAGGCGAGTCACTCCCAACTGTTTGTCGTTCATGGTGGCGCCCGCCATGGCCTCCCCCCTGCTGTCGCCTCGCTGTTCGGGAAGACTCTCACCACTTTATTTTATCAAAACATGCGAAAGCCGATGGAGTGCCGCCGAGCCGCGCATCACGTTCGACCCGTACGTACTCCTGGCGGCGCTGTCCGACACCGAGGTCCCCCCATCCGAGTGGGCAAACCTCCTGGAGCACCAGAACAGGGCGGGCCCCCACTTCACTCGGAGCGTGTCCCACGGCGCACGGAAGGCCCTCTCCGTGGGGGCGCGCTACGTTCCGGCCCTCCGCGTCCAGGGTAGGCAGCCGCCCATGACCGCGGAAGTGGGGCCGGGGATTCGCCTTGGCGCGCGTGCTGCAAGACAATGGGGCGGTCCATGCTCTCCTCCAACCGCTCAGGACACGTCGCGCCACTCGGCAGCAAGCTGCTGGCCGAGCACTTCCGGACGGATGCCGCCGCCCGGGAAACCTCCGTGGCGCAATTCAACAGCATGGTGTGCCTGGTCTTCCTGCTCTCGGGGCTGG
Above is a window of Cystobacter fuscus DNA encoding:
- a CDS encoding helix-turn-helix transcriptional regulator, which gives rise to MAKKLATRLGECARAARQRLNLTQEDVAERVGIATEVYGRLERGNMLPSVPTFRKLCAVLSLSADEALGLSTEGPTSWTPPAPPPEANEPAELRRLMRRARQLDRNSLRVLSLVAAHLGQKNG
- a CDS encoding response regulator, coding for MTADATPSYLFVDEDPLQLSALRRLLRDVPGTKRSATSAEEALRMAEEEPPSVVIAAYILPGMDGLSLIAALRSRTPGVLCGLHTTQLPGRDIIPPGITILLKPCPPERLRAFLLSGSGGAPK
- a CDS encoding MbtH family protein is translated as MSDAEDTTVYKVVVNHEEQYSIWPADRELPLGWKDAGKQGQKAECLEYIKEVWTDMRPLSLRQKMEEAAKNKS
- a CDS encoding AAA domain-containing protein translates to MRSVLPEELLSALESERAQYRWVMLKGAVDVRLEDESMLGLTPLPAADPSWSGGQLIGFLPDERRFVGEIVHLDPTTGRVFLSTRSLGHIKPEVLSAERWAFQPYDFSEALLAASKAYDARGPRVREALDRVRGLIPDDGTGPSQGPEHLWDKPWALLWGPPGTGKTETMARLLARAVQDNPGERILAVAPTNRAADTLALRVARMLSKAGALHAPDTTCRVFRGGLGVGQELTRAFPAVLHDSSYQKHAARIAHMEERVREEYLQGASSSRLAVVKAELRKVRDGLTDETLFVAREGYATLMVLTVHRALRLVSELEGAERFDRLVVDEAGMVSRAAVGLLAPLARKVLLGGDPKQIGPVSRALEGVERPVQTWMRSSPLSHLEDARAAAELPHVLLLRTQHRMHPQIGAVVSHFSYAGMLEDGEGPRTREPKKVESFPAARACWVVLDEATRDVRRVCHERGDSGHGYRRPFSAELVMTLAAPALKAGLKVLAVTPYRAQAALLRAMAEEKGWHESRFQASTIHRQQGTEYDVVVVDTVAAGRPFAPSELTPMLNVAASRAREYLFVLSSRAESEAAIPAQLLELLTPVAPRLEPRFALQPLLVMPGVRAREARRPEALGQEIDSLKEMGPLFTQEQVSLFERRFDEGHHLVRGVAGSGKTYVLAHWVARYLAEHPEARVLVSFFNKALTPLLTRLVDAALRRRLGRRASFMLHRVTLMHMTGTGGYAPESFDAVFVDEAQDLSARELAHLYGLARPFSREGGPPLKAFLLFADDSQNVYGHSPVEALRQELPDGLDFTGRVRVLRETFRSTRQVSELAFNVVLDPLGLHRVGNPGMREFMRASELREQGLLEEPVAGVDGLYRLQSSEREGLVPVVRAFDSPQAEEAWLVREVKRLQAHEGVRPADVLVVAPVRPARLAEALEREGLKAVAFGGRGGEDVAGFSVGKVDYLRVTTAFSCKGHESPVVFFCGVDALDDMAWMEGRPGRQERELERTRRALFYVGATRAMVRQYVTGLGGARFTRVALAYARALSRESRLPTPEVVPTSSRRGPRGH
- a CDS encoding metallophosphoesterase family protein, producing the protein MKLYALSDLHLRHEHNRRALESLAPHPEDWLIVAGDVGERLEELDFAWRTLTARFRQVVWVPGNHELWTVSREPSAPRGEARYQQLVALCRAHGVLTPEDPYPRWPGEGPPRILAPLFLLYDYSFRPDYVSEEGAVQWAMDSNVLCTDEALLHPDPYPSRAAWCAARVEHTRARLEALPGDCATVLINHFPLRYEHVRLPRIPRFSLWCGTKKTEDWHTRFRAEVVVTGHLHMPATLWRDGVRFEEVSLGYPQQWTWRGDISRCLREILPGTPP
- a CDS encoding YfhO family protein; translated protein: MAFLPPRALARFSAPGVLLLASLALFGEGLLPGRAFFFRDVLHYYWPMQATHWRLGVVPQWNPFHQGGLPFLADIHSGVLYPPNLLFAVLSFPTAYALLLVLHHFVGQLGLYTFLRGKGFERPAALTGALAFGLSGYVAGLCNAGPLLLGLAWMPWVLVALQSGLVPLRKLAVLAVLIALQLLSGDPQSALYSALASAAHVAWFTERRPQLVALSGAGALGLLLAGVQVFPTLWLLTESTRGTDAPTYLASWNLPPPRLLEFAFPYPFGEYLGQPQFWAWGMIRGPSTVPFALSVYLGITVLVLAVLGTRRERFSGFALTLCAVGVLLALGQKSPLSFLLASPPLSFFRYPEKYVVLVALGCAGLAASGARAVLAGVSRRRLAGLGVGALLLVAMLGFTWALPSTAVTWATGLLGLATGDGSHHEVIAGLAARAMGTSLCFMLGMLALAALASRHPTHRALPATLLLLVAGDLLWTARVTVFVGPTSLYREPELIGRLREEVGSPPTRLFRQDKPLKANAPPSRSLEGLINLRHYELATLKSNLAGVFGLEEVTSYGAVELWRYRAFMDVLAARPELVGRLYGACLWMTSSAPQSNPGEGLVSVLQGPDRLDVKRLSGCPPRLRTASRTTAVPDQSEALRALSTGSVDGLENVAVEGGTSRTYAPAQVDAVELGPRNARARVVAGAGGTFLVFATTSYPGWTATVDGDEAPVLTVDGALMGIEVPEGTHQVDFEFTDPGLSSGIQASVAAALVLAALLVLSRRTSEAAG
- a CDS encoding DUF4215 domain-containing protein; its protein translation is MMNTPIRSRFVGLALASLVLSLTACPGVVVDPSDPDAGTPPTNCDGGSSCPIDPGPGGRCGDGRKTGNEVCDDGNTASNDGCASNCGAVEPGYACENPGTACVWVGLCGDGKVEELEVCDDGNSSAGDGCSADCRTVEAGWNCPLSGGRCQAAKCGDLIIAGDEECEDGNTTEKDGCNKVCRLEDGYKCDTIGKPCTPTVCGDKIREGTEQCDDGNNDMGDGCSPLCVREPDCDREGVCKAVCGDGVILPGSGEACDDGNTRSNDGCSAECKLEPGFICTVIKSTPPNKVEIPFVFRDFRGWNHAANASLGLPKGHEDFENVNGDDKGIVGPLYSLLGSDGKPVYARSGPVGTTHGKEAFDQWYRDQPKEKNINKTVVKVLSLPRQSGGTYELDDGDFFELDGLGWVALGSNYERTTNNHNFSFTSEARYWFEYKETEVLSFRGDDDVFVYINGRLALDLGGVHGPQSGSITLKDVAGVNQLNLKKGRIYEAVVFQAERHTTGSNYKLTLSNFETTSTNCEATCGNGVVDKGEECDDKIFAGGYNQCARGCVWGPRCGDKIVQKDQGESCDDGNKTSGDGCSATCKIELN